The proteins below come from a single Nostoc sp. KVJ3 genomic window:
- the ftsH2 gene encoding ATP-dependent zinc metalloprotease FtsH2 gives MKFSWKVVVLWTLPALVIGFFFWQGAFAGAPTDMSKNTANTRMTYGRFLEYLDGDRVSSVDLYEGGRTAIIEARDPDLENRVQRWRVDLPINAPELIKKLKEKDISFDAHPMRNDGAIWGLLGNLVFPVLLITGLFFLFRRSSNLPGGPGQAMNFGKSKARFQMEAKTGVKFDDVAGIEEAKEELQEVVTFLKQPERFTAVGARIPKGVLLVGPPGTGKTLLAKAIAGEAGVPFFSISGSEFVEMFVGVGASRVRDLFKKAKDNAPCIIFIDEIDAVGRQRGAGIGGGNDEREQTLNQLLTEMDGFEGNTGIIIIAATNRPDVLDSALLRPGRFDRQVTVDAPDIKGRLEILQVHARNKKLDPSVSLDAIARRTPGFTGADLANLLNEAAILTARRRKEAITLREIDDAVDRVVAGMEGTPLVDSKSKRLIAYHEIGHALVGTLLKDHDPVQKVTLIPRGQAQGLTWFTPNEEQGLISRSQLKARITGALGGRAAEEVIFGAAEVTTGAGGDLQQLSGMARQMVTRFGMSDLGPLSLESQQGEVFLGRDWTTRSEYSESIASRIDGQVRAIVEECYENAKKIVRDHRTVTDRLVDLLIEKETIDGAEFRQIVAEYAEVPEKQQYVPQL, from the coding sequence ATGAAATTCTCTTGGAAAGTCGTAGTACTCTGGACATTGCCGGCTTTGGTAATTGGCTTTTTCTTCTGGCAAGGAGCCTTTGCAGGCGCTCCTACTGACATGAGTAAGAATACAGCTAATACCCGCATGACTTATGGTCGCTTTCTAGAATACTTGGATGGCGATCGCGTCAGCAGTGTGGATCTCTACGAAGGCGGTAGGACTGCTATTATAGAAGCGCGCGATCCAGACCTCGAAAATCGTGTCCAAAGGTGGCGAGTAGATTTGCCTATTAACGCTCCTGAGTTAATTAAAAAGCTCAAAGAAAAAGATATTAGTTTTGATGCTCACCCGATGCGGAATGATGGCGCAATCTGGGGATTGTTGGGCAATCTCGTGTTTCCAGTTTTATTGATTACCGGGCTGTTCTTTTTGTTCCGGCGTTCTAGCAACCTCCCCGGCGGGCCAGGTCAAGCAATGAACTTCGGCAAATCCAAAGCACGTTTCCAAATGGAGGCGAAAACCGGGGTCAAATTTGACGACGTAGCTGGCATTGAAGAAGCGAAGGAAGAACTACAAGAAGTCGTCACCTTCCTCAAACAGCCAGAAAGATTTACGGCTGTGGGCGCACGGATTCCCAAGGGAGTGCTGTTAGTTGGGCCTCCTGGAACTGGTAAAACTTTACTAGCAAAAGCGATCGCTGGTGAAGCAGGTGTACCATTCTTTAGTATTTCTGGTTCGGAATTTGTCGAAATGTTCGTTGGTGTGGGTGCATCCCGCGTCCGCGATTTGTTTAAGAAAGCCAAAGATAACGCCCCTTGTATCATCTTCATCGATGAAATCGACGCAGTAGGAAGACAACGCGGTGCTGGTATCGGTGGCGGTAACGATGAGAGAGAGCAAACCCTTAACCAGTTACTCACCGAAATGGACGGGTTTGAAGGTAACACAGGCATCATTATTATTGCTGCTACCAACCGTCCCGATGTATTAGACTCAGCCTTGTTGCGTCCCGGTCGCTTTGACAGACAAGTAACAGTGGATGCACCCGACATCAAAGGGCGTTTGGAAATCTTGCAAGTCCATGCGCGGAACAAGAAACTAGACCCTAGTGTATCTTTAGATGCGATCGCGCGCCGCACTCCTGGATTTACTGGGGCTGACTTAGCTAACTTACTCAACGAAGCAGCAATTTTGACCGCGAGAAGACGCAAAGAAGCGATCACCCTCCGCGAAATTGATGATGCGGTAGATCGGGTAGTTGCGGGGATGGAAGGCACTCCTTTGGTGGATAGCAAGAGCAAACGCTTAATTGCATACCATGAAATTGGACATGCTTTAGTTGGGACTTTATTAAAAGACCACGACCCAGTACAGAAAGTCACCTTAATCCCACGGGGACAAGCACAGGGTTTAACTTGGTTTACACCCAACGAAGAACAGGGGTTAATTTCTCGTTCTCAGTTGAAAGCCAGGATTACTGGTGCTTTGGGTGGTCGGGCTGCTGAAGAGGTGATTTTTGGGGCTGCCGAAGTCACAACTGGCGCTGGTGGAGACTTGCAGCAGTTATCGGGAATGGCACGGCAGATGGTGACTCGTTTCGGGATGTCCGATTTAGGGCCCCTTTCATTGGAAAGCCAGCAGGGTGAAGTATTTTTAGGGCGTGACTGGACAACTCGATCTGAGTATTCCGAATCCATCGCTTCCCGCATTGATGGACAAGTGCGAGCGATCGTTGAAGAATGTTATGAAAATGCTAAGAAGATTGTCCGCGATCATCGGACTGTCACAGATCGTTTAGTCGATTTGCTCATCGAAAAAGAAACCATTGACGGCGCAGAATTCCGCCAGATTGTAGCTGAGTACGCTGAAGTTCCTGAGAAGCAGCAATACGTACCTCAACTGTAA
- a CDS encoding efflux RND transporter periplasmic adaptor subunit produces the protein MSDESVSEVEVKKPVTSEDASFLSKSNQKLTRVWLKPLFLGAGLGIAIAFGGMAALSRLSSRPQNAVADKTVNPAMTVTIATVETARIVRTLKTTGTVAASNLIPVLPQTNGLQIKSIPVDIKEGAFVKKGQVLAVLDGSILQNQISQAKADVESKQADVESKQADFASKQADLASNKAVVQQKQADLAQAKAKLEEAAKNYQRYQQLADSGTISKQELDTRSYAVKTAIQVVNLSKENLHSAQANIGSAQANIGNAQAIVNKAKADVRSSAAKVQQLQTQLGQTVVRAPVAGVIAEKLARVGDVTGVPPQTQAGTVIGGTQKLFSIIQDEKLELQAKVPEIQLNQVKIGASVQITSDVDQRVRSQGRVRDIQPQVNDQRREATVKIDLPPTTLLKPGMFASAAITTNSGMTIVVPQKAVQSLPDSSVIVFTLSSGDIVHTQKVELGEPTNEGKVEIKSGLQLGDRIVVDGAGYLKDGDRVRVAK, from the coding sequence GTGAGCGATGAAAGTGTTTCAGAAGTCGAGGTGAAAAAACCTGTAACCTCTGAAGATGCTAGCTTTTTGAGCAAATCAAATCAAAAACTAACCAGGGTATGGTTGAAGCCGTTATTCTTGGGTGCTGGTTTAGGAATTGCGATCGCATTTGGTGGGATGGCTGCATTAAGCCGTCTGTCATCCCGTCCACAAAACGCAGTTGCAGATAAAACAGTTAACCCAGCGATGACAGTCACTATCGCCACAGTAGAAACGGCTCGGATTGTCCGCACCCTAAAGACTACTGGGACTGTAGCAGCGAGTAATTTAATTCCGGTTTTACCACAGACCAACGGCTTACAAATCAAAAGCATCCCAGTAGATATAAAAGAAGGGGCTTTTGTGAAAAAAGGTCAGGTGTTGGCGGTGTTAGATGGTTCCATACTCCAAAACCAAATTAGCCAAGCAAAGGCAGATGTGGAATCAAAACAAGCAGATGTGGAATCAAAACAAGCAGATTTCGCATCCAAGCAAGCAGATTTGGCATCAAACAAAGCCGTAGTCCAGCAAAAACAGGCAGATTTAGCTCAAGCTAAGGCGAAGCTAGAAGAAGCAGCCAAAAATTATCAGCGCTATCAACAACTCGCTGACTCTGGAACGATTAGTAAGCAAGAACTCGATACTCGTTCTTATGCTGTAAAAACTGCTATCCAAGTTGTGAATCTATCCAAAGAGAATCTGCATAGTGCCCAAGCTAATATCGGCAGCGCTCAAGCTAATATTGGTAACGCCCAAGCGATCGTCAACAAAGCTAAAGCCGACGTTCGCAGCAGTGCTGCAAAGGTGCAACAGCTACAAACTCAGTTGGGACAAACTGTGGTTCGTGCGCCGGTTGCGGGAGTCATCGCCGAGAAACTGGCCAGAGTCGGTGATGTAACTGGTGTACCGCCGCAAACCCAGGCGGGAACTGTGATTGGTGGCACACAAAAGTTATTTTCGATTATTCAAGACGAAAAACTGGAACTTCAGGCTAAGGTTCCTGAAATTCAATTAAATCAGGTGAAAATTGGTGCATCTGTGCAAATTACTTCAGATGTCGATCAGCGCGTGCGATCGCAAGGACGAGTCAGAGATATTCAACCCCAGGTAAACGATCAAAGGCGTGAGGCTACAGTCAAAATTGACTTACCGCCAACAACTTTACTTAAACCAGGAATGTTTGCTAGTGCTGCAATTACTACTAATTCAGGGATGACAATAGTAGTGCCGCAAAAAGCAGTCCAGTCTTTACCTGACTCAAGTGTAATTGTATTCACCTTATCGAGTGGAGATATAGTCCACACCCAGAAAGTAGAGTTAGGAGAACCTACTAATGAGGGCAAAGTAGAAATCAAGAGTGGCTTACAATTAGGCGATCGCATTGTAGTTGATGGTGCAGGATATCTCAAAGATGGCGATCGGGTTCGAGTTGCAAAGTAA
- the gltX gene encoding glutamate--tRNA ligase has translation MTVRVRLAPSPTGNLHIGTARTAVFNWLFARHHGGKFILRIEDTDLERSRPEYTDNILEGLRWLGLNWDEGPFFQSQRLDLYKEVVQKLLDRGLAYRCYTTSEELEALRVAQKARGEAPRYDNRHRNLTPEQRAAFEAEGRSSVIRFKIEDGREIVWNDLVRGKVSWRGSDLGGDMVIVRASEEGSGQPLYNFVVVVDDIDMQITHVIRGEDHIANTAKQILLYEAIGAKIPEFSHTPLILNMEGRKLSKRDGVTSISEFQKMGFTPEGLVNYMTLLGWSPPDSTQEIFTLETAAKEFGFERVNKAGAKFDWDKLDWLNSQYIHNTPVDKLTDLLIPFWEAAGYKFDTARNRSWLEQLVTLISQSLTRLVDAVPQSQLFFSDTVEFSEEGSTQLKQEGSTAVLEAIVTALENQPQLSEAAAQDIIKQVVKEQKVKKGLVMRSLRAALTGDVHGPDLIQSWLLLNQIGLDKSRLSRAITEAN, from the coding sequence CACAGACCTAGAGCGATCGCGTCCCGAATACACCGACAATATTCTTGAAGGACTGCGCTGGCTAGGGCTGAACTGGGATGAAGGGCCATTTTTCCAATCCCAACGCCTGGATCTTTATAAAGAAGTAGTGCAAAAACTGTTAGATCGAGGATTAGCCTATCGCTGCTACACCACCAGCGAGGAACTTGAGGCCCTAAGAGTTGCCCAAAAAGCTAGAGGCGAAGCTCCCCGCTATGACAACCGTCACCGCAACCTCACCCCAGAACAACGCGCCGCTTTTGAAGCAGAGGGTCGTTCTTCTGTGATTCGTTTCAAAATCGAAGATGGGCGAGAAATTGTCTGGAATGACCTAGTAAGGGGGAAAGTGTCTTGGCGAGGTAGCGATTTAGGTGGTGATATGGTTATCGTCCGTGCTTCAGAAGAGGGTAGCGGTCAACCACTATACAACTTTGTCGTTGTAGTGGATGACATCGATATGCAAATTACCCATGTGATTCGCGGAGAAGACCACATTGCCAACACCGCCAAGCAAATTTTACTATATGAAGCAATTGGTGCAAAAATTCCAGAGTTCTCCCACACGCCGCTAATTTTGAACATGGAAGGACGCAAGCTTTCTAAGCGGGATGGTGTCACTTCCATTTCGGAATTTCAGAAAATGGGTTTTACTCCTGAAGGCTTGGTCAATTACATGACATTGCTGGGTTGGTCGCCACCCGACTCGACGCAAGAAATATTTACCTTAGAAACAGCAGCCAAAGAATTTGGCTTTGAACGGGTAAATAAAGCCGGTGCAAAGTTTGACTGGGACAAGCTGGATTGGTTGAACAGTCAGTATATCCACAATACGCCAGTAGATAAACTGACAGATTTACTCATACCCTTTTGGGAAGCGGCTGGGTATAAATTTGATACTGCAAGAAATCGCTCCTGGTTAGAGCAGTTAGTAACTTTAATTAGCCAAAGTTTGACTCGTTTAGTAGATGCAGTACCTCAAAGCCAACTGTTTTTTAGTGATACAGTTGAATTTAGCGAAGAAGGTAGTACACAACTGAAGCAAGAAGGTTCTACTGCTGTGCTTGAGGCAATTGTCACAGCTTTAGAAAATCAGCCGCAACTGTCGGAAGCTGCTGCTCAGGATATTATTAAACAAGTGGTGAAAGAGCAAAAGGTTAAAAAAGGTTTGGTAATGCGATCGCTCCGAGCAGCCTTAACTGGAGATGTTCATGGCCCCGACCTCATTCAATCTTGGTTACTACTAAATCAGATTGGTTTAGATAAGTCGCGCTTGAGTAGGGCAATAACAGAAGCTAATTAG
- a CDS encoding Npun_R2479 family HD domain-containing metalloprotein — MFNATEILIDAFVNEIREGYRRTYGCFKNDYQDIIAWAGNMALENIANSDALYHNVEHTVLVTLVGQEILRGKHIREGGVSSEDWLHCIISLVSHDIGYVKGVCRQDQEAAGLYATGKNGRMVSVEPGASDASLTPYHVDRAKLFIDERFGGHKLIDADAIKSNIELTRFPVPAAEDHQDTKCFAGLVRAADLIGQLSDPRYLKKITSLFYEFEETGVNKVLGYKTPADLRNNYAKFYWNGVYPYIQEGLHYLSLTQQGKQILANLYSNVFVVEHEKQQQEQQRYLEKLGVAS, encoded by the coding sequence ATGTTCAATGCCACTGAAATTTTAATTGATGCCTTTGTAAATGAAATTCGAGAAGGCTACCGTCGCACTTATGGCTGCTTCAAAAATGATTATCAGGATATTATCGCCTGGGCTGGTAACATGGCTTTAGAAAATATTGCCAATAGTGACGCACTTTATCACAATGTTGAACACACTGTTCTTGTTACCCTAGTGGGACAAGAAATCTTACGCGGCAAACACATCAGGGAAGGTGGTGTTTCCAGTGAAGACTGGTTGCATTGTATCATTTCCTTAGTAAGCCATGATATTGGCTACGTTAAGGGAGTTTGCCGACAAGACCAAGAAGCAGCAGGTTTATATGCCACAGGTAAAAATGGCAGAATGGTTTCTGTAGAACCTGGCGCTTCTGATGCCAGTCTCACGCCGTATCATGTCGATCGAGCCAAGCTTTTTATCGATGAGCGTTTTGGAGGTCATAAGTTAATAGATGCTGACGCAATTAAGAGCAATATTGAATTGACTCGATTCCCTGTACCTGCGGCAGAAGATCATCAAGATACAAAATGTTTTGCTGGGTTAGTCCGCGCAGCTGATTTAATTGGTCAACTAAGCGACCCGCGTTATCTGAAGAAAATCACTTCTTTATTTTACGAGTTTGAAGAAACTGGTGTAAATAAAGTTTTGGGCTATAAAACCCCAGCCGATTTACGGAATAACTACGCTAAGTTTTACTGGAATGGGGTCTATCCTTATATCCAAGAGGGACTGCATTACCTATCATTGACACAACAGGGTAAACAAATTCTGGCTAATCTCTACTCAAATGTATTTGTTGTAGAACACGAAAAACAACAGCAAGAACAGCAACGGTATTTAGAGAAGTTAGGAGTTGCAAGTTAG
- a CDS encoding HEAT repeat domain-containing protein: MLITPRHTNKLSLFFLFCFTLLLTFFLTLSWVNAKEKPKPRPQDWQINGISAALDDGHDQVKGYALNKLVEYDLKDLKSLGKKPDDIAQKADKILKDKSVDKYVRRGAAVALGNLGEAAKPYLKDILDILKDKSVDINVRSGAAVALGNLGEAAKPYVKDILDFLKDKSVASNVRSGAAVALGNLGEAAKPYVKDILDILKDKSVDSDVRSGAAEALGNLGEATKPYVKDILDILKDKSVDSDVRYGAAVALGNLGEATKPYVKDILDILKDKSVDSNVRRGAAEALGNLGEAAKPYVKDILDFLKDKTVDSDVRRGAAEALGNLGEAAKPYVKDILDFLKDKSVDINVRRGAAVALGNLGEAAKPYVKDILDFLKDKSVDINVRYGAAVALGNLGEVNKPYVKDILDILKDKSVDINVRYGAAEALGNLGEAAKPYVKDILDFLKDKSVDSNLRSRAAVALGNLGEAAKPYVKDILDILKDKSVDINVRYGAAEALGNLGEAAKPYVKDILDFLKDKSVDSNLRSRAAVALGKIEQLNLNNIVVILDSVYYAGQSEFAQWRFLTYFLGDDTNEVKTLLTWLGFPDTKTIPTSLSHDRGDKTLKIFAQAWEPSQGLERLREDLAKQIAVVARKVSWQPQDIAILETHYNNLKNAGYSEADSLQSVIVTLKGWQWFFNAKMTILIHAAFWLALIFAYPKFPQIQAIFFWNPWVRRILGVGYVGFLLTWFPPFRRKLFEPFKPSLLADAGLDNFNDQSYFPESRVKVPSSEEILPVTAALPSIKGQIVLEGDSGLGKSMFLRHLLKNSQRIVVYLPAQKCHKGVIEAIQEKLHGQAQDAGFLKNLIYSGAIDICIDGLNEVTAETRAKICQFVESYFRGNIIMTTQPLEWTPPSTAKTYYLQPLEQQQIQEFLISRQSRLSKDAKIQGADYAQASTNYLTEVLNNQQAKEELDAVRRILSNPMDLTVVALMLSQGKYPNLFRLQEQQYNLMAAEYFKEWNQEFPLKKFSAAVYEMRLEDKQALPADEFYQVAMSLSDEKYKMVVSRQWQDEKGEAKKEWYFRHDKIMDFFLVQNFLGETDAAEGLLVDRMGDPRFRGVYFLLATLLPLDAAKELREDLIQYAADTKDNTVSNTFVQLLRTR, encoded by the coding sequence ATGCTCATAACTCCCCGCCACACAAACAAGCTTTCCCTCTTTTTCCTTTTCTGTTTTACCCTACTCCTGACTTTCTTCCTCACTCTCTCTTGGGTAAACGCCAAAGAAAAACCTAAACCCAGACCCCAAGATTGGCAGATTAACGGTATATCAGCAGCCCTTGATGATGGACACGACCAAGTTAAGGGATATGCTCTGAACAAATTAGTTGAGTATGATCTGAAAGATTTGAAATCCTTGGGTAAGAAACCGGACGATATTGCTCAAAAAGCTGACAAAATCCTCAAGGATAAATCCGTTGACAAGTATGTTCGTAGAGGTGCAGCAGTGGCATTGGGAAATCTAGGGGAGGCTGCCAAACCCTACCTCAAAGACATCCTCGACATCCTCAAGGATAAATCCGTTGACATTAATGTTCGTTCCGGTGCAGCAGTGGCATTGGGAAATCTGGGGGAGGCTGCCAAACCCTACGTCAAAGACATCCTCGACTTCCTCAAGGATAAATCCGTTGCCTCAAATGTTCGTTCCGGTGCAGCAGTGGCATTGGGAAATCTGGGGGAGGCTGCCAAACCCTACGTCAAAGACATCCTCGACATCCTCAAGGATAAATCCGTTGACTCAGATGTTCGTTCCGGTGCAGCAGAGGCATTGGGAAATCTGGGGGAGGCTACCAAACCCTACGTCAAAGACATCCTCGACATCCTCAAGGATAAATCCGTTGACTCAGATGTTCGTTACGGTGCAGCAGTGGCATTGGGAAATCTAGGGGAGGCTACCAAACCCTACGTCAAAGACATCCTCGACATCCTCAAGGATAAATCCGTTGACTCAAATGTTCGTAGAGGTGCAGCAGAGGCATTGGGAAATCTGGGGGAGGCTGCCAAACCCTACGTCAAAGACATCCTCGACTTCCTCAAGGATAAAACCGTTGACTCAGATGTTCGTAGAGGTGCAGCAGAGGCATTGGGAAATCTGGGGGAGGCTGCCAAACCCTACGTCAAAGACATCCTCGACTTCCTCAAGGATAAATCCGTTGACATTAATGTTCGTAGAGGTGCAGCAGTGGCATTGGGAAATCTGGGGGAGGCTGCCAAACCCTACGTCAAAGACATCCTCGACTTCCTCAAGGATAAATCCGTTGACATTAATGTTCGTTACGGTGCAGCAGTGGCATTGGGAAATCTGGGGGAGGTTAATAAACCCTACGTCAAAGACATCCTCGACATCCTCAAGGATAAATCCGTTGACATTAATGTTCGTTACGGTGCAGCAGAGGCATTGGGAAATCTGGGGGAGGCTGCCAAACCCTACGTCAAAGACATCCTCGACTTCCTCAAGGATAAATCCGTTGACTCAAATCTTCGTTCCCGTGCAGCAGTGGCATTGGGAAATCTGGGGGAGGCTGCCAAACCCTACGTCAAAGACATCCTCGACATCCTCAAGGATAAATCCGTTGACATTAATGTTCGTTACGGTGCAGCAGAGGCATTGGGAAATCTGGGGGAGGCTGCCAAACCCTACGTCAAAGACATCCTCGACTTCCTCAAGGATAAATCCGTTGACTCAAATCTTCGTTCCCGTGCAGCAGTGGCATTGGGAAAAATAGAACAACTCAACCTAAATAATATTGTTGTAATTCTGGATAGCGTCTATTACGCAGGTCAATCAGAATTTGCACAGTGGCGATTTTTGACATATTTCCTGGGTGACGACACTAATGAAGTCAAAACACTGCTCACATGGTTGGGTTTTCCTGACACTAAAACGATTCCTACTTCATTAAGCCACGATCGCGGTGATAAAACTCTCAAAATCTTTGCCCAAGCCTGGGAACCCAGTCAAGGTTTAGAACGATTAAGGGAAGACTTAGCAAAGCAAATTGCTGTAGTTGCGAGAAAAGTCTCTTGGCAACCACAAGATATTGCCATTTTAGAAACTCACTACAACAACCTCAAAAACGCCGGATATAGTGAAGCAGATTCGCTGCAATCAGTAATAGTTACCCTCAAAGGCTGGCAGTGGTTTTTTAACGCCAAAATGACGATTTTGATTCATGCTGCCTTTTGGCTTGCCCTCATCTTTGCCTACCCTAAATTTCCCCAAATCCAAGCCATCTTCTTCTGGAACCCTTGGGTACGCCGTATTCTTGGCGTGGGCTATGTCGGCTTTCTCCTCACCTGGTTTCCACCCTTCCGCCGCAAATTATTTGAACCCTTCAAACCTTCCCTATTAGCCGATGCTGGTTTAGATAACTTTAATGACCAATCATACTTCCCAGAGTCCAGAGTCAAAGTTCCCAGTTCCGAAGAAATCCTCCCTGTCACCGCAGCCTTACCCAGTATCAAAGGGCAAATAGTCTTAGAAGGCGATTCTGGTTTAGGCAAGTCGATGTTTCTCCGTCATCTCTTGAAAAACTCCCAGCGCATAGTCGTCTATCTCCCCGCCCAAAAGTGTCATAAAGGCGTAATTGAAGCCATCCAAGAAAAGCTACACGGCCAAGCCCAAGATGCTGGCTTCCTAAAAAACCTAATTTACAGTGGTGCAATTGACATCTGCATCGACGGACTCAACGAAGTCACCGCCGAAACACGGGCGAAAATCTGTCAGTTTGTCGAAAGCTATTTCCGGGGCAACATTATCATGACAACCCAGCCCCTAGAGTGGACACCACCCTCAACAGCCAAAACCTACTACTTGCAGCCCCTTGAACAACAACAAATTCAAGAGTTTTTGATATCCCGTCAGTCACGACTATCCAAAGATGCCAAAATTCAAGGTGCTGATTACGCCCAAGCCAGCACCAATTATTTAACAGAAGTCCTCAATAACCAGCAAGCCAAAGAAGAGTTAGATGCTGTCCGCCGAATTCTTTCCAATCCAATGGATCTAACAGTAGTAGCGCTGATGTTATCACAAGGCAAATACCCTAACTTGTTTCGCTTACAAGAACAGCAATACAATTTAATGGCGGCAGAATACTTCAAAGAATGGAATCAAGAATTTCCGTTAAAAAAATTCTCAGCCGCCGTCTACGAAATGCGACTCGAAGACAAACAAGCCTTACCCGCAGATGAATTTTACCAAGTTGCCATGTCTTTGTCAGACGAAAAATACAAGATGGTAGTCAGCCGACAATGGCAAGATGAAAAAGGCGAAGCCAAGAAAGAATGGTACTTCCGCCACGATAAAATCATGGATTTCTTCTTAGTGCAAAACTTTCTGGGCGAAACTGATGCCGCCGAAGGACTATTAGTTGATAGAATGGGCGACCCGCGTTTTCGTGGCGTTTATTTTTTGCTAGCAACGTTGCTTCCTTTAGATGCAGCCAAAGAACTGCGCGAAGATTTGATTCAATACGCGGCGGATACTAAAGACAATACGGTGAGTAATACCTTTGTGCAGTTGTTGCGGACAAGATAA
- a CDS encoding endonuclease domain-containing protein — MIEIDGDSHFTDESQDYDLERTNILEGYGLKIIRFTNSQVLNHFDSVCEQIQHLIPPNPP, encoded by the coding sequence GTGATTGAAATTGATGGGGATAGCCATTTTACAGATGAAAGTCAAGATTACGATCTGGAGAGAACAAACATTTTGGAAGGCTATGGTTTAAAGATTATTAGGTTTACAAACAGTCAAGTTTTAAATCACTTTGATAGTGTGTGTGAGCAGATACAGCATTTGATCCCCCCTAACCCCCCTTAA